CTCTGCTTTATCTTCAGGTCGCAGCTGTTTAGGTTGGCTTCAGTTGTCATCAAAATGGACCAAAGGGAAACAGTTTGGTGTCTGTTACATATTTGTGGAACTTCTTCAGTTTCTGGTTTTACTTTGCTGATTGTGCAGAAATTTCTCTGAACCTAACAGCTTTAGATCCTGCTAGTTTCTCATCTTAAAGTCAGTGTTTTACAGTGTACCACCAGCAGAGTGGCCTGTTGTAGTCATGAGTCTCTCCGGGAACACGTCTTGTTAGTGGCAGCTCCTTGATGAAGGGCGTTTCTTTGAACAGGAGTATTATGGCAGGAAGCTGAAAACAACCTCAGATCTGCAGAGCAATGCCTGCATGACTCCACCTCAGCCCAGCCCCGCCTTCATCCGCGAGGCTTTGAAGAAAGTTCACCCTGAAGTCGTCGCACGGTCAGTGCAGCACTTCCTGCCTTCTCACCTGCTCCTCGCACGGCTCGGACATTCAAGTTTCTGTGACCTCACAGGTACTACGGCTGCGGTCTGCTGGTGCCGGAGAGCTTGGAGGGCTGCTCCATCCTGGACCTGGGCAGCGGCAGTGGGAGGGACTGCTACATGCTGAGTCAGCTGGTGGGCCAGAAGGGTCATGTCACTGGCATTGACATGACTGAGGCCCAGGTACCTGCACCACAGAATATCTGTGACCTGTTGGCTGCATGAACAGCCAGCATTTTTGAAGATGCAAAGAGATGCTCCTTCGCAGTCATGAAGTGAAGAGACCTCCAGGTTCAggtttttccatccatccatccatccatccatccatccatccatccatcatctgcTGCTTAAGCCTTAATTACAAAATCCCTTATTCCTGGAAACAGGTTGTCTGCAAGCGAAAAAGGGGCAGATCTTTAAGAAATAGCAACGTCGTAGAGGctgcagaaaatgttcatgcatattCTTTTCTGCTGACAGCAACAGGTAGTTACCAACACTTAGACAACATGCAATGCATatgcaaaaagattttttgaaaagcacaaaaaacagtttttgaaagcagatatttaatattttaatttgctACTTAGAAAGTTGCTTATAACGTTTAGTTTGCAATGTGTCGGCACATATGTATCACTACATACAGCTCTGCTGAAGTAGCAAAAGCAGGCCACGTCCTCAAGGCTGGGTAGAGAGCagtctgtgatgttttgggctGATAGATAAACTGCTGAATCAGTGTCTTTAAAGCACTACAGCATAGAACAAATTGTAGTTCCTGTTATAATCACTAAATGACACAAATGCCAAAGTGTCTCATGGGCAGAAACTGCACATAGATTTGAAGATGTCTTTAAGCATCCCTGCATGATAAAAATGCAATCTCTCTGTTTCTTAGCCAACTGCTTGTAAGCCAAATGTTGGTCCCAGGTATGGGTTATGTGGCCATTACATTTGTGTAAACCACGGACTATTAGGGCGCCACAGGAAGTTTCTACCGCGCCACACACTGATTTTggcattcattaaaaaaattgacttAAACAATGGGGCATAATGCTTATGAAAAGCTATTGATCCAGTATTGAATTCAAACACTTGAGTAAACCGAGTTCTAAAGGCCTGCAGGCAGAAATCGCTTATATTCCCAGGGTTGTTCCACAGACTGTGTCATCTACtcttgaattgttacattttctAATGCTTCCACTAGAGTCAAAACTTTTTACCCCTCGTCTGTCAGCAGAATAAGCTACATCAGGTGCAGCAGCCTGTGAGCTGGAATGGGAGAAAGTGGGAGCTGAGGTGTAGTCTGAAGAGGGGATTAAAGAATTATTCCTAGGCACAGGGTTAGAGGTTGCAACTACCATTCCTGGTGTTGGTGGGAAGAAGGGATCTTGAAGATTCATTGCAAGAGATGTTAGAGAGTTTGGAGGTGTTTGTTAGGCATTGGGCACTTTGAGATAATATTATTCCCATGCATGTTGTTGTATTTGCATCTGCCTGTTTCTTCTACTTTTTGCAGGCACTCTCATTAATTCATTaacattaattcaattcaattttatttgtatagcccaaattcataacaacagtcgtctcaattgGCTTTGTactggtaattgtaaggtaaaaatacaatcaaaaaggatcataaatgcatagaattcaataggataatactaaaactttaactaaacagactaaactaacctggcatccctgtccttagaccctccttcgttgtaaggaaaaaataaaaggtgcCTAAAAGCATCTGAGCTCTAATGTACTCAAATCCATAGTGTTGCTCTAAGTTTTCGTTGTATTATCTCTCGTACCTCATGCGGTActttttgttccttttcagGAACATCTTTacaccttttttccccccatacgAACAAAGATTGTAATTACAATCAGCCACGCCCACAAAGCGCATCCACTGTGTCAGGCTAGAAACGGCAGAGACGGGGTCCTAAAACTCTCAAACTTAAACCTCTTCAGCATTTGGCTGCACTGAGAACTTTTGCCCATGAAAGTTGTGAAATGGAGAAGTCTCACCTGAAAGTGACTGACTGCTGACCATGAAAACTAAGTTTGTAAAGGGACTGCATGACATTTTTACTCTCTTATAATAGTttgaaatcatttcaaatttCTATTTGGAAAAAACCTGATTCATGATTTCTTCTTGTGGTGAAATCGTTCTGCACTTTCCTGACTGTTTCTGCAGTTGCTCGGGGTTAGTCACAGCAGATGCTGCTGGTCATCAGTGACCACATTTACATGCACATGTTCCGGATAAAGAGCCAAAGATTTTAGAAGAAACACTTGACAGTACGTGCAAAGCACGTTGGTGAGGGCTTGTTTTACAGGACCAGAGTCACTAAGTGAAAACTTTTTAACATATCATTCTTGAGTCAGATGTCTAGTCACAGCTTGACTGAAACCACAGAGAAAGGTTCAGAAGAAACTAGCTGTGAAGGGGAACTTGGATGAAATTTGTCTCCTAAAACCTGGATGAAGTTAAAGTGAACCAAGGATCAGACCACAGTTTCTCCACAATAAGACTCAAGAAACTGTCATTTCTAACTGATttctgctgaaaatgtatcacCGTTTCTTCCCAGCTAGATGTGGCCAGAAAATACTTGGATTATCACATGACCGAGTTTGGCTTCCAGAAGccaaatgtcagttttgtgCAGGGATACATCGAGGCTTTGACTGAGGCGGGCCTCCAGAAGAACTCCTTTGATGTCATCATGTAAGATCTCCTACCATCCCCTGCTGTCTCTACCCAACAGGTCAGGTCTTTTGAACCcttcactttgttttttgtagcTCCAACTGCGTGATCAATCTCTCTCCAGACAAGAGGCGCGTACTGTCTGAAGCTTACGCCGTGCTCAAGGTTCAGGCTGTCGGAAAACCAGCACTCATGAAGAGCTCTGTGCAGAATACCCGTCTTTATCACAAACGCTGTTCTTTCTGCTCATCAGGATGGGGGAGAGCTTTACTTCAGTGACATCTACTCCAGTGGAAGACTGCCAGAGCAAATCAGAAACCATAAAGTGTTGTGGGGTAAGTTGGAACAAAATCCTCCTGACACAAAATCAGAGGTGGCAAGAAAGACAGAATGATGTGTCAGTGTCAGTAGATGATGCTCATCTACATGGTGATCCAAGATGTTGGCTCAAGGGAATTTCAGTCTCTGCCATTAAATATGTATAAAGGGCTGGTCTGAGTGACCCCTTCCTCCTGGCTGTCTAAAATGGAAGTGCTCATTGGCTCCAAAAACCCAAATTCCCAAAAACTTCTAGATAAATATACAGCTAtttctcagtcattctatttgtcagaataaccattgttgctctgattttttttccagcatgttttttattttttaaaatctttttttatgatatttttctgtagtttagGGTGTTCTAGttataaaccgaccaatcagatgcctcaataaaagtatgcgGTGGCTCCTTGCATGTGGACAATTTAAAATGTTCGAGCCATTCTGCCAAGCCCACTTTCAGCCCAATTTCTGTTGCTTATGAACTGCTTTTGATAGTTCATGTAGGTCATGGTTTTTAAGTTATTTCTGTGTAATTCTGAAATCTTTACAAAAACTTTCCAAGCTGTTCATTGGACTCTACCACCTGAAACTGGGAGAAAATAGAGGTGTTGTAAAACATCTATTCAGTAGTGTATTAATACCTGCCAAGCAACATGAAAATGTATATTCCTTTTTGCTCACATTTATGTCTGCATGTGTCCGGAAGTTTCTGAAATATTTCCTCTGGTTGGTGTTCTTCATGTTGGACGTGGTTTAGGAGCCTGCAGACTGCGTATGCACCCAGCTGTTTCTCTGTCAGAAGTGTGACACGTTGGTCTTGCTTGGTCTGTCAGGTGAGTGCCTTGGTGGGGCGCTCTGGTGGAAGGATCTCCTGCAGATGGCTGAAGCGACAGGCTTTAGTTTCCCGCGGCTGGTGACAGCCACCCCCGTCACGGTGGGCAACAAGGAGCTGCTGGACATCCTGGGTTTGAAATCCCTTTCTTCACTATTTATGCTGAAAACTGCTGATTTGTATTCATCAAATGTCAGTTTTCCATTGAGGATCTTCATGAATCCCATACCACTACAACTCCTTTGGCATCCAAGCAGCGTTGCCAGATTTGATGGAATACCCCCTAATTGGGCTTTTTTATAGAACTTTGACACAGTTGATTACATTtaaccaattaaaaaaagaacattttatgattttgaaaatatgtgcttttggtgaaaaaaaatcgTAATGGGTGGAAATTCagcagaaatttaaaaaatcggAAAAGTTTCACAGTCTACTGCTTTTTATGCGACGTGCGCATTTGGCATGTGATGTGCCTTCAATAACGCTGTCACAATGTAGTGTGACCAGAGAAGCCTAGAAGGTCCAGGAACAgagttctttattttatttgacagGAAACCCAAAATGTCTGCACAGTTGCTTTTAATCTCCTTAGCCTCCCCTTCACACTGAGCTCCTTTGTCTTTAAGGGGCTCCAGTTAATTGGCTAGCCTTTCCCATGAAGGAAGCCACTTTAaccaaacaatacaaaaaagacAGCAAAAGATACAAGGCTCTCGAAACTATACATTTAAAGTCTAGTAAGT
The sequence above is a segment of the Oryzias latipes chromosome 1, ASM223467v1 genome. Coding sequences within it:
- the as3mt gene encoding arsenite methyltransferase codes for the protein MAEDSSARGTGFSDSSTHVDVKEYYGRKLKTTSDLQSNACMTPPQPSPAFIREALKKVHPEVVARYYGCGLLVPESLEGCSILDLGSGSGRDCYMLSQLVGQKGHVTGIDMTEAQLDVARKYLDYHMTEFGFQKPNVSFVQGYIEALTEAGLQKNSFDVIISNCVINLSPDKRRVLSEAYAVLKDGGELYFSDIYSSGRLPEQIRNHKVLWGECLGGALWWKDLLQMAEATGFSFPRLVTATPVTVGNKELLDILGDFRFVSATYRLFKLPRGQSKACRVMYNGGIPGSETVLHFDCCYTFKANEPVEVDQELASILKHSRFADDFTFQPPGGSCEPRSVPAEANAADPFELALKSGEQGLVSATGGGCCSTRPADCCK